TGCTTTCATGACTGCGAACTGCCACCCGCTTGGTGTTAGCAAGGTCAATGGGGTCATTCCGTCCAAGACGGGTCTCCATGTATTTATCAATCCGTGCAATCTGCAGCCGTTTACCAAGAAATATCCGCAGTTGCATATTCAGACTAATGCGCCAACTAACCTGTATATCCCGGATATTGAATAATGAAACGCTTTTTTAAATGGATGAAGATTGCACTGTATACGGTAATGATTGTACGTATTGTAGTTCAAGTCTTCTTGACTTTGATGAACCGTGGCAGTAACTTTGAATTTAGAGAATAGTTATGATGATTAATGATATTCCTGATAAAGCAGATGACGGCGATCCGCAACTACCAGCAAAAACAAACGACAAATCTATTGTAAACCATATATTGTCGATAGTAGACCAGCTACCGTCGATTGTGGTGTATTCTGATGTCGTGAAAAATATCAAGGCATATGCCACTATGCTTTGGCTCAATTTTCAGGAGAACCCGTCATCGATTTTATCGTTGCCGTTGTTGTCAGCAGATGTTTCAAAGTACATTCTTGGTATCTGTGAGCTCGGGTCCATTATGGCGCCGAAACAGGCTGAACATGTATTCGACACGATACGCAATCTGGTTTTGCTTGATATGATTACCGTTAAAATGTCCGAAAAAGTTGTGCTGCCAAACTCATCGGCGACAGCGGAATCTTTTGCACAGATGGTAAAAGACTATAATTTGTCAATCAGCAAAGCTTCTTATACATATGTGGTGAGACACGACCGTGTATGCGCCGGCGGTTGCTTGATGGGATCATGCGGGATGCATGCGGTAGGCGAAGTATTTGAAATTGCTTCGTATTCGTTCGTGAATGGATCCGTATTGCCGATCAAGGCCGTCATCAAGGCGAAGAATTTCTCATCGTACTTTGATGAGGAAACTGGTTTGTATTATGCCAATCATACCTCGCAAAAATTGGAATCCGACTTTTACGTCCATCTGGAATTGATTGACTATAAGATAAACGTGGTGTTGACCATGGGCGCTTTATTCAATCCGCAAAATGGCGCCGAACTGCATGGTGCATGCCGCATGTGGTGTGCTTATTATAATTTTGCCAAGCAGTTGGAATGCGACCCGGAAAGCTGGGGGATGTCGATTTTTAATCCAGATTCCCAGTGCATTGACCTGCTTACTATAGAACCCAGAACACAGTATGCTCCTGTAGAATCATATTTTACATTTGTATCCAAGAAAAAGGTGATAAACAAATACACCAATTATCGCATTAACAAGGACTATCAGGACATCCTGAAACGAATGGTTTCCGCAATCGAATTAGGTGTATCCCGCAGTTATGCATTCGTTGGTGTACCGGGTACCGGAAAGACGATCATGATGGACCAGCTTGCATTGGATTTGCCTGATACTACCATAGTCAATGTCGATATGTCGT
The Fibrobacter sp. DNA segment above includes these coding regions:
- a CDS encoding AAA family ATPase — protein: MGSCGMHAVGEVFEIASYSFVNGSVLPIKAVIKAKNFSSYFDEETGLYYANHTSQKLESDFYVHLELIDYKINVVLTMGALFNPQNGAELHGACRMWCAYYNFAKQLECDPESWGMSIFNPDSQCIDLLTIEPRTQYAPVESYFTFVSKKKVINKYTNYRINKDYQDILKRMVSAIELGVSRSYAFVGVPGTGKTIMMDQLALDLPDTTIVNVDMSSRIAVIRTLQDIMANTRSHNVVFLVDDFDKNPNLVNGKCDNDLIDMFDFMHSLANRIHKTFSFIFTINNPTILGNAIIKRSRRIDEVIVVDIPTVAMYRAAIDIDRDSKDHTNYNAAKFSLVFRYMRKCKVTLADLKNIYDYMIISHNTTKHSDTMTFGVFDMLRAIKMVSDNKTNASKNYTI